A stretch of Podospora bellae-mahoneyi strain CBS 112042 chromosome 5, whole genome shotgun sequence DNA encodes these proteins:
- a CDS encoding hypothetical protein (EggNog:ENOG503P2EF; COG:F) — protein MRPTPPIAPHDHKTYMRYALEQAKLSPPSPSKFCVGAALVDADANRVLSTGYSEELARDRPNDPGSTHAEHCCFIKVADENGIHDFDIAPVLPPNTVLYTTMEPCNERLSGNRTCVERILGLGSAIKVVYVGIRASNTFIQDNQGIKRLEAAGVKVVLLEDDETLRQEILEVTFAGHEKRD, from the coding sequence ATGAGACCTACCCCGCCAATTGCGCCTCATGACCACAAGACCTACATGCGGTACGCTCTTGAACAGGCGAAgctctcaccaccctcgccttcAAAGTTTTGCGTAGGGGCTGCTCTGGTTGACGCCGACGCGAACCGGGTTCTCTCAACAGGTTACTCGGAGGAACTGGCCCGCGACCGACCAAACGATCCCGGATCTACCCACGCTGAGCATTGCTGCTTCATCAAAGTAGCTGACGAGAATGGAATCCACGACTTTGACATCGCGCCTGTCCTTCCGCCCAATACGGTACTCTATACGACCATGGAGCCTTGCAACGAGCGGTTGAGCGGAAACCGGACATGTGTTGAGAGAATTCTGGGACTTGGGAGCGCGATCAAGGTGGTTTATGTCGGAATTCGCGCGTCAAATACGTTCATTCAAGATAACCAGGGTATCAAGAGGTTGGAAGCCGCTGGCGTGAAGGTTGTCTTgctggaggacgacgagaCTCTTCGTCAAGAGATTCTGGAGGTCACGTTCGCTGGACATGAAAAGAGGGATTGA
- a CDS encoding hypothetical protein (EggNog:ENOG503Q0TE; COG:G) — MSPEGYRFNTHVSALFFDNQTLREHNQLHQPHNPPQSLPTLVESPYLYRSLGFHPILPGDVIVCHLLVLNKLGHGRNNTAWLCLDQNARRRPYKAIRIFHVRASRIHHENTVVFIWQKRDVLGIDDDGRMNGTRSGLVYPVIGPRVDDEGYLRYLAEKSGRSIWKVKKQARYMVADAVESMHGLGLYHGDARPENMLFEVKGLGRLSVGEVGGIYGRCPRGYNTDCRLRGKKLGLEG, encoded by the exons ATGTCACCAGAAGGATA TAGGTTCAACACACACGTCTCCGCCTTGTTCTTTGATAACCAGACGTTGCGGGAGCA CAATCAACTTCATCAACcccacaaccctccccaatccctccccaccctcgtcGAATCCCCCTATCTCTACCGCTCCCTCGGCTTCCACCCCATACTCCCCGGAGATGTCATCGTCTGtcatctcctcgtcctcaacaAACTAGGCCATGGTCGCAACAACACAGCCTGGCTCTGCCTCGACCAAAacgcccgccgccgcccctaCAAAGCCATCCGCATCTTCCACGTCCGCGCCTCCCGCATTCACCACGAGAACACAGTCGTTTTCATCTGGCAAAAGCGTGACGTCCTCGGA ATTGATGACGACGGGAGGATGAACGGCACTAGGAGCGGGTTGGTTTACCCTGTCATAGGACCAAGGGTTGATGACGAGGGGTATCTAAGATATCTAGCGGAGAAATCAGGGAGGAGTATctggaaggtgaagaagcagGCTCGTTACATGGTTGCGGATGCGGTCGAGTCGATGCACGGATTGGGGTTGTATCATGGGGATGCGAGGCCGGAGAATATGTTGTTTGAGGTTaaggggctggggaggttgagtgtgggggaggtgggggggattTATGGGAGGTGTCCGAGGGGGTATAACACGGACTGCCGGTTAAGGGGGAAGAAGCTGGGTTTAGAGGGGTGA